One window from the genome of Phycisphaerales bacterium encodes:
- a CDS encoding efflux RND transporter permease subunit, which translates to MSDHAPTTPPTPRGPLNTVIRFCLEQKLVVAILLVGTLFWGVLVAPFDWDLGGLPRDPVPVDAIPDIGENQQIVFTEWPGRSPQDIDDQISYPMTVAMLGVPGVKDIRSYSVFGFSSIYIVFEDGIDFYWSRSRVLEKLNSLPAGTLPQGVTPALGPDATALGQVFWYTLEGRDPDGNPTGGWDPHELRSIQDFIVKYKLAGVEGVSEVASIGGFVQEYQVDVNPDAMRAAGVSLGQVIGAVRQSNIDVGARTIEVNRAEYIVRGLGFIESVEDLEQAAITARDGQPILIRDIAKVSLGPALRRGVLTKAGEETVGGVVVVRYGENPMATIQRVKDTIADTASGLPSKVLADGTESRVTIVPFYDRSGLIRETLQTLNSAISQQVLVTIIVVVLMVMHLRSSLLIGAMLPITVLMTFIGMKLFRVDANIVALSGIAIAIGTIVDMGIVLSENILRRLDEAQADGANREPTIETIYRATTEVGSAVLTAVATTIVSFLPVFTMEAAEGKLFKPLAYTKTFALIASIIIALTILPAAAHVLMGFRLRAGAVRTAAAAALTVAGLALAIFVQPLGGLILAAFGAFYLARPWLPKIVARGLQWSANLVAVIVVLVVLAGAWEPLGPEPGVVGNAVFIGVIVGGILLAFWAVRLAFPHVLAWTLRHKLIGLSPALLVVLLGATTWLGFDRVFGWLPDSIRSNETMVEIAHAFPGLGSEFMPSLDEGAFLYMPTTMTHASIGEATDILKELDRRIMSVPEVEMAVGKIGRVESPLDPAPISMVETVIQYQSEYRTDDQGRRINFRYDDAADEFVRDERGDLIPDEDGRPYRQWRDEIESQQDIWDAIVAAAEMPGVTSAPKLQPIETRIVMLQSGFRAPMGIKVYGPDLETIESFGLELERLLKRVPSVQPAAVFADRVVGKPYLEIDIDRERIARYGLRIADVQEVIEVAIGGKPLTMTVEGRERYPVRVRYLRELRDQPETLGDILVPTPMGAQVPLRELATLEYRRGPQMIKSEDTFLVAYVLFDKMPGEAEVSVVRDAQAFIQEAIHSGDLVVPAGVSYEFSGSYKNQVRAAKRMSIVLPLSLAVIFLLLYFQFRKVGVTLMVFSGVFVAWGGGFLMLWLYAQPWFLDISLLGTNLRELFQIREFNLSIAVWVGFLALFGIATDDGVIMATRIEQSMSESKPDSIEAIRKAVVDGGQLRIRAAVMTSATTILALLPVLTSTGRGSDIMVPMAIPSFGGMAVASITWFVVPILYCWAQEWKFRLSRARPASNTNVPPAQGDSE; encoded by the coding sequence ATGAGTGACCACGCCCCGACCACTCCTCCAACTCCCCGCGGACCGCTCAACACGGTGATCCGGTTCTGTCTGGAGCAGAAACTGGTGGTGGCGATCCTCTTGGTCGGTACGCTTTTCTGGGGCGTGCTCGTCGCACCCTTCGACTGGGACTTGGGGGGCCTGCCCCGCGATCCGGTCCCCGTCGATGCGATCCCCGACATCGGCGAGAACCAGCAGATCGTGTTCACCGAGTGGCCCGGTCGGAGCCCGCAGGACATCGACGACCAGATCAGCTACCCCATGACCGTGGCGATGCTCGGAGTCCCCGGTGTGAAGGATATCCGCAGTTATTCGGTCTTCGGGTTCTCTTCGATCTACATCGTGTTCGAGGACGGGATCGACTTCTACTGGTCGCGTTCGCGAGTGCTTGAGAAGCTCAACTCGCTGCCGGCGGGCACGCTGCCGCAGGGCGTGACGCCGGCGCTGGGGCCCGACGCGACGGCGCTCGGGCAGGTGTTCTGGTACACGCTCGAAGGACGCGATCCCGATGGGAATCCGACCGGCGGCTGGGACCCGCACGAGCTGCGCTCTATCCAGGACTTCATCGTCAAGTACAAGCTCGCGGGAGTGGAGGGCGTCTCCGAGGTTGCCTCCATCGGCGGGTTCGTGCAGGAGTATCAGGTCGATGTGAACCCCGACGCGATGCGGGCCGCCGGCGTCTCGCTCGGCCAGGTCATCGGCGCGGTCCGGCAGAGCAATATCGATGTCGGCGCGCGGACCATCGAGGTGAACCGGGCCGAGTACATCGTGCGCGGGCTCGGGTTCATCGAATCGGTTGAAGACCTGGAGCAGGCGGCTATCACCGCGCGGGATGGGCAGCCGATCCTGATCAGAGACATCGCGAAGGTCTCGCTGGGTCCCGCCCTGCGTCGCGGCGTGCTCACCAAGGCCGGCGAGGAGACGGTGGGCGGCGTCGTGGTCGTACGCTACGGCGAGAACCCGATGGCGACCATCCAGCGCGTCAAGGACACGATCGCCGACACCGCCTCTGGTTTGCCGTCGAAGGTTCTCGCCGACGGCACCGAAAGCCGCGTGACGATCGTTCCCTTCTATGACCGCTCGGGCCTGATCCGGGAAACGCTCCAGACACTCAATTCCGCGATCTCTCAGCAGGTGCTGGTGACGATCATCGTCGTGGTGCTCATGGTGATGCACCTGCGCAGCAGCCTGCTCATCGGCGCCATGCTCCCGATCACGGTCCTGATGACCTTCATCGGGATGAAGCTGTTCCGCGTCGACGCGAACATCGTCGCGCTCTCGGGCATCGCGATCGCGATCGGGACGATCGTGGACATGGGCATCGTGCTCAGCGAGAACATCCTCAGGCGGCTCGACGAGGCCCAGGCCGACGGGGCGAACCGAGAGCCGACCATCGAGACGATCTACCGCGCTACGACCGAGGTCGGCAGCGCCGTGCTGACCGCGGTGGCCACCACCATCGTCAGCTTTCTGCCGGTCTTCACGATGGAGGCCGCCGAGGGCAAGCTGTTCAAGCCGCTGGCATACACCAAGACCTTTGCGCTCATCGCCTCGATCATCATCGCATTGACCATCCTGCCCGCGGCGGCGCATGTCCTGATGGGGTTCCGGCTCCGGGCCGGGGCGGTCCGCACGGCGGCAGCCGCGGCGCTTACCGTGGCGGGGCTTGCGCTCGCGATCTTTGTTCAGCCGCTCGGCGGGCTGATCCTCGCGGCGTTCGGCGCGTTCTATCTCGCCCGGCCGTGGCTCCCCAAGATTGTCGCGCGGGGCCTCCAATGGTCTGCGAATCTCGTGGCGGTCATCGTCGTGCTCGTCGTCCTGGCTGGCGCGTGGGAGCCGCTCGGCCCCGAACCGGGAGTGGTAGGCAATGCGGTATTCATCGGAGTGATCGTGGGCGGTATTTTGCTCGCATTCTGGGCCGTGCGTCTGGCATTCCCGCATGTGCTCGCGTGGACACTTCGCCACAAACTCATCGGACTCTCACCAGCTCTCCTCGTAGTTCTGCTGGGCGCGACGACATGGCTTGGCTTTGATCGAGTTTTCGGATGGCTGCCGGACTCGATCCGCAGTAACGAAACAATGGTCGAGATCGCGCACGCTTTCCCCGGACTGGGAAGCGAGTTCATGCCCTCGCTGGATGAGGGCGCGTTCCTCTACATGCCGACCACGATGACGCACGCTTCGATCGGCGAGGCGACGGACATCCTCAAGGAACTCGACCGCCGCATCATGAGCGTGCCCGAGGTCGAGATGGCCGTGGGCAAGATCGGTCGTGTCGAGAGCCCACTCGACCCCGCGCCGATCTCGATGGTCGAGACGGTCATCCAGTACCAGAGCGAGTACCGCACCGATGATCAGGGCCGGCGCATCAACTTCCGCTACGACGACGCGGCGGACGAGTTCGTCCGCGACGAGCGAGGCGACCTAATCCCCGACGAGGACGGCCGCCCATACCGGCAGTGGCGGGACGAGATCGAATCCCAACAGGACATCTGGGACGCGATCGTGGCGGCGGCCGAGATGCCCGGCGTAACCAGTGCGCCCAAGCTCCAGCCGATCGAGACGCGGATAGTCATGCTCCAATCGGGCTTCCGTGCCCCGATGGGAATCAAGGTTTACGGACCAGATCTCGAAACGATAGAGTCATTCGGGCTGGAGCTGGAGCGCCTGCTCAAGCGGGTGCCGAGCGTCCAGCCCGCGGCCGTCTTCGCCGACCGCGTCGTCGGCAAGCCCTACCTTGAGATCGACATCGACCGCGAGCGGATCGCCCGCTACGGGCTGCGCATCGCCGATGTGCAGGAGGTCATCGAGGTCGCCATCGGCGGCAAGCCGCTGACCATGACCGTCGAGGGGCGGGAGCGCTATCCCGTCCGGGTGCGCTACCTCCGGGAGCTGCGCGACCAGCCCGAGACGCTGGGCGACATCCTCGTGCCCACACCGATGGGCGCGCAGGTTCCTCTGCGAGAACTCGCCACGCTGGAGTATCGGCGCGGCCCGCAGATGATCAAAAGCGAGGACACCTTCCTCGTCGCCTATGTGCTCTTCGACAAGATGCCCGGCGAAGCGGAAGTGTCCGTCGTCCGGGACGCTCAGGCGTTCATCCAGGAAGCGATCCACTCGGGCGATCTCGTCGTGCCTGCGGGCGTCAGCTATGAGTTTTCCGGTTCGTACAAGAATCAGGTCCGGGCCGCCAAGCGGATGAGCATCGTCCTGCCGCTCTCACTGGCGGTGATCTTCCTCCTGCTTTACTTCCAGTTCCGCAAGGTGGGCGTCACCCTGATGGTCTTCAGCGGGGTGTTCGTCGCGTGGGGCGGCGGGTTCCTGATGCTGTGGCTCTACGCCCAGCCGTGGTTCCTCGACATCTCGCTGCTTGGCACGAATCTCCGCGAACTCTTCCAGATCCGGGAGTTCAATCTGAGCATCGCGGTCTGGGTGGGGTTCCTCGCGCTCTTCGGCATCGCCACCGACGACGGCGTCATCATGGCCACCCGCATCGAGCAGTCGATGTCGGAGAGCAAACCCGATTCGATCGAAGCGATCCGCAAAGCCGTGGTCGATGGCGGGCAGCTCCGAATCCGCGCCGCCGTCATGACCAGCGCAACCACGATCCTTGCGCTTCTCCCGGTGCTTACAAGCACGGGTCGCGGCTCGGACATCATGGTTCCTATGGCCATCCCTTCGTTCGGGGGCATGGCCGTCGCATCCATCACATGGTTCGTCGTCCCTATTCTTTACTGCTGGGCGCAGGAGTGGAAGTTCCGTCTTTCACGCGCACGCCCCGCATCCAACACCAATGTGCCTCCGGCACAAGGAGATTCTGAATGA